A window of Metabacillus sp. B2-18 contains these coding sequences:
- a CDS encoding DUF1657 domain-containing protein: MTVGSDVKQCFASLKGVEASLSSLALRTLDDESKRTLHEAMMVVHEVTKDLKKRVGELEGEELQYKGF; the protein is encoded by the coding sequence ATGACAGTAGGATCAGATGTTAAACAGTGTTTTGCCAGTCTAAAAGGGGTAGAAGCAAGTCTCTCAAGTTTAGCATTACGGACTCTTGATGATGAATCGAAGCGAACTTTGCATGAGGCTATGATGGTAGTACACGAAGTAACAAAAGATTTAAAAAAAAGAGTAGGAGAACTAGAAGGAGAGGAACTTCAGTACAAAGGTTTCTAG
- the spoVAE gene encoding stage V sporulation protein AE: MIYFWAFVVGGLICIIGQIMFDVFKLTPGHTLSALVVIGALLDGFGLYEPLIDFAGAGATVPITSFGNSLVHGAMQEAEKHGLVGVLTGMFEVTSSGISAAIVFGMIGALIFKPKG; encoded by the coding sequence ATGATCTATTTTTGGGCTTTTGTCGTAGGCGGTTTAATTTGTATCATTGGGCAAATTATGTTTGATGTATTTAAATTGACACCAGGTCATACCTTAAGTGCTCTTGTAGTGATTGGGGCGCTTTTAGATGGATTTGGACTATACGAGCCTTTGATTGATTTTGCTGGGGCAGGGGCTACCGTTCCGATTACAAGTTTTGGGAATTCGCTTGTTCATGGTGCGATGCAGGAAGCAGAAAAACATGGGTTAGTTGGTGTACTGACAGGAATGTTTGAAGTAACTAGTTCTGGTATTTCAGCTGCCATTGTTTTCGGCATGATAGGAGCTTTAATTTTTAAGCCAAAAGGATAA